The DNA sequence TGGTCGGCGGCTTCTTTCATATATGGCGCGCCCGACAGATAGACGGCCGCCATCCATGGCGGCCACCCTTCGGGCGCCTCCCGTTGGTCGGCGTCCGGATCGGCAGTCCTGCCGATCCGTCGAACGGCAGGTTCAAAACGGAGCCATCGGGCACCCCATACATAAAAAAAGCCGCCCTTCGGGACGGCTTTCTTCATGTATGGCGCGCCCGACAGGATTCGAACCTGTGACCTTCGGCTCCGGAGGCCGACGCTCTATCCAGCTGAGCTACGGGCGCTTGGCGACTGATGATGATACGTGGCGGTTGCCGGCGCGTCTATTCGCGGAGGCGGTGGATTGACCGGGGCCGCCTACCGGGTCGCAGGATGATACGCTTGGCCACCCGGTGGCGTCCATCCGCTGGCGTTTTACCGCGGGCGGCCGGGCTGTATAATCCGGCGCTGGACTGCGCCCGGCGCTGCGCGCGCCCCCTCTCCTGGAGCAGGTATGGATTCCGAAGAACTGAAGTTTCGCGAGATGTTCCCGCTGGTCCTCGTGATCCTGGGGGCGCTCGCGGTCCTGTTTCTCGTGGCCGCGCTGATGATCGGCGATAGCGACGACACGTACGTCCCCTCCGGTATGACCGAGGCGGAAGTGATCGCCGAGCGCGTTGCGCCGATCGGTAAGGTCAACATGGGTGGCCCGGTCGTGGCCGAGGCCACCGGGGGTGGCAGCGACGAGCCGGCGGAACCGCGTGACGCCCAGGCGGTGTACGAAGGCGTCTGCGCCGCGTGTCACGCGAACGGGACGCTGGGTGCACCCGAATTCGGTGATACGGCGGCCTGGGAAGAACGTGCCCAGAAGGGCATGGAGACGCTCGTCGATCACTCCGTGAACGGTTTCAATCAGATGCCGGCACAGGGGGCTTCCGCCTCCGAGGATGAGATCCAGCGGGCGATCCAATACATGCTCGAAGAAGCGGGTGTTTCGCCCTGATCGGCTGAACGCTGAATCGCTCCATCCTGCAACGCCGGCCCCGCGCCGGCGTTGCTCGTTTCGGGCCCGTTGCAATGACGCCTCGGCAGTGCCTGCCATCAGGCGCCGGCCGCTGGCCGGTCCAGCGCGCGGTAGGACATCGCCTCCACCACCGGCGTCTCATCCACTCCTTCGCTTCCGGCCAGGTCCGCGATCGTGCGCGCGAGTCGCAGGACGCGGTGGTAGGCACGCGCCGACAGGCCGAGGGCGTCGATCATGCCGTCGAGCCGGTGCAGTGCGTCGCGGTCGAAGCGGCCGGTGCGCTCCATCTCCGGTCCATCGACCGTGCCGTTCGCCTGGCCATGGCGGGCGAGCGCGCGTTCCCGTGCCGCTTCGACGCGGGCCCGTACACAGGCGCTGGTCTCGGCGGCGGCCTCGGCGCGCATGCGCTCGCGCGGCACCCGGGGGACTTCCAGATGCATGTCGATGCGATCGAGAAACGGCCCGGAAATCCGACCCCGATAGCGTTCCACCTGCTCGGGTGAACAGCTGCAGATCGCGGCGGGATCGCCGCGCTGGCCGCAGGGGCAGGGGTTCATGGCCGCGAGCAGCTGGAAGCGGGCGGGGAACTCGGCGCGCCGGGCCGCACGCGAGATCGTGATCGCGCCGGTCTCGAGCGGCTCGCGCAGGACTTCCAGTACGCGGCGATCGAATTCCGCCACTTCGTCGAGGAACAGAACGCCGCGGTGGGCCAGCGATATCTCCCCCGGGCGCGGGTGTCCGCCACCGCCCACCAGTGCCACGCCGGAGGCCGTGTGGTGCGGTGCCCGGAACGGCCGCACACCCCAATGGCTGGCGGGATCACGCTCGCCGGCGATGGAGGCGATGGTCGCCGCTTCGAGCGCCTCCGCCGGCGTCATTGCCGGCAGAATCCCGGGCAGCCTTGAGGCCAGCATCGATTTCCCGGTCCCCGGTGGACCGATGAACAGGAGGTTGTGTTGCCCGGCCGCGGCGATCTCCAGGGCACGACGGGCCTGTTGCTGGCCCTGGACGTCGGCGAGATCCGCTGCGGTCGCCCGCTGGTCATGCGCCGGCGCGGGCACGCCGTGGCGCGGACGCTCGCTCTCACCGCGCAATCCCGTGCACACGTCGAGCAGGTGGTCCGCGGGATGGATCGGTGTGGTGGCCGCCAGGGCGGCCTCGTCGGCGTTGGCGCGCGGCAGGGTCAGCGCATGCCCGGCGTCCGCCGCGCCGACGGCCGCCGGCAGGGCCCCGCGGATGGGGCGCAGGGTGCCGCCCAGCGCCAGTTCCCCGAGAAACTCCTGCCCGTCTAGGGCCGCCAGCGGAATCTGGCCCGAGGCCGCGAGGATGCCGAGCGCGATCGGCAGGTCATAGCGCCCGCCTTCCTTGGGCAGATCCGCGGGCGAGAGGTTGATCGTGATGCGGCGTTGCGGGAATTCGAAGCCGGCGGTCTGCAGGGCGGCGCGCACGCGATCCTTGCTTTCCTTCACCGCCGCTTCGGGTAGACCGACGATCGACAGCGACGGCAATCCGCCCGCGAGGTGTACTTCGGCATCGACTGGTGGGGCTTCGATACCCACCAGGGCACGGCTGTGGACGACGGCGAGCGTCATAGGCGAGTTCCCTCTCGCGGGCGGATTGTCAGCGGCGGCTATTCGGGGTCGGCGGGGCTGTCGTCGCCGGACGGAGCCGCCGGCTGGATGCCGGCCTGGCGTTCGAGTTCCGCCACGCGCGCTTCCATCGCCTCGAGCTGCTCGCGCGTATGGGCCAGAACCTCGGCCTGGACGTCGAACTCCTCGCGCGTCACCAGTTCCATACGCGAGAGCGTCTGCTGCATGACGGTCTTGGCATTGCGCTCGAAGTCGGCGCGCAGTTCGTGCGCGCTCTCGGGCAGCAGGCGGCTCAGGCGCTCGCTCATTTCTTCAAACGGATTACGCTGCATTGATTCGATCTCCGGGTAGTGATGTCACCATAGCCGACCGGCCGGGGTCTCACAAACCCGGTCGCGGCGCGGGGCGCTGGGCCCGCCCATGAACTCGGCGAACGCCGCGCCCGGGTTCAGCGCGACCCGTCAGCGTGCGCCGTCGAGTCGGCGCTGCATGAACGCGGGTTGGGCGAACGCGGCGCGATGGATGTCGGCGGTGTAGTAGTCCGTGGCGAACGGCAGCGCCTCGGCGGTGGCCGAGCGCTCGAACGCGATCGCCGCGCCTTTGCGCGCAAGGGTGGCGGTCCACCAGCCCGTTGGATAGATCGGCTGGGGGAAATACAGTGTGTGCGTATCCTCGAAACCGGCGCCGCGCATCGCGACGTGCATGGGTTCGATGATGCTGTCCAGGTGCGCCAGCGGGGATTCGCTCTGCTGTACCAGCATTCCATCCGCGGCCAGCGCGGTCTGACAATCGCGATAGAACGCCTCGGTGAAAAGACCCTCGCCGGGGCCGACCGGATCCGTGCTGTCGACGATGATCAGATCGAGCGAGCCGGCGGGCGTATCCTTGACCCACTGGATGCCATCGGCGAAAGCCAGCCGGGCGCGCGGATCGCCGTTGCCCGAGCACAGTTCCGGGAACCATTCCTCGCACACCCGGGTCACACGCTCGTCGATGTCGACCTGGGCGGCCTGCTCAACCGCGTCGTGTTTGAGCACCTCGCGCAGCGTCCCGCAGTCACCACCGCCAATGATCAGGACATTGCGCGGATTCGGGTGGGAGAACAGCGCCGGGTGCGACAGCATTTCGTGGTAGAGGAAATTGTCGCGTTCGGACAGCATCAGGAAGCCGTCGATCACGAGGGTGCGACCGAACCAGACCGTGTCGTACACATCGATCGTCTGGAAGTCGGACACCTCGTGGTGGAGCCGCCCCCGCGGGCCGAGTTCGAGCGAGAACGCCGAGCCCGATTCGCGACAGACTTCGGTAAACCACTTGTCGTGATCGAGCGTCATGCCATCATTCCCCAGGATTGCGGCGGTATCCCCTCTGGCGGAGTATGTGCGGAACCGGAACTTCGGACTCCGGTCGCGCTCTTGGCCAGAGGTGTCGGATAATGCCGCGGCCCCCGCAGGCACGCAACCGGACATAACCGCCGATGACTGATTGGACTCTCGACGAGGCTCGCCACGTCTACAACGTCGCCCACTGGGGGGCGGGTTATTTCGATGTCGACGCCGCCGGCCGCTCGGTCGTGTATCCGCGCCGCGACGGTCGCCCGGTCGTGCTCGCCGAACTGGCCGACGAAGCGCGGGCGGCGGCGCTTCCGTTGCCTGTGCTCGTGCGCTTCGTCGATATCCTGCATGACCGGGTCGACACGCTCTGCGATGCATTCGAGGGCGCGCGTCAACGCCACGGTTACGGCGGCGCGTATACCGCCGTCTATCCGATCAAGGTCAACCAGCAGCGCAGCGTGGTCGAGCACATCAAGCGCCCCGATGACCCGCGCGTCGGTCTCGAGGCCGGTAGCAAGCCCGAGCTGATGGCCGTGCTGGCACTGATGGAGGCACGCAATGGCGCCGTCATCTGCAACGGCTACAAGGATCGGGAGTATATCCGGCTCGCGTTGATCGGTGTGCGCCTTGGCCTGCGTGTACGGATCGTGGTCGAGCAGCCGTCGGAAGTGGGGCTGGTCGCTGAGGAGGCGGCCCGGCTCGGGGTTGAACCGAGCCTCGGCGTGCGTGTGCGCCTCGCGTCGATCGGGCATGGGCGCTGGCAGAACACCGGCGGTGAAAAAGCCAAGTTCGGGCTGTCTGCCCAGCAGGTGATCGATATCGTTGAGCACCTGCGCGAGCGCGGAGCACTGCACTGGCTGCAACTGCTGCACTTCCATATGGGTTCGCAGGTCGCGAATCTGCGCGACATCGCCGCCGGCATGACCGAGGCGGCCCGCTACTATGCCGAACTGATCAGCCTGGGTGCGCCGCTGGAGGCCGTCGATGTCGGAGGGGGCCTGGCGGTCGATTATGATGGCTCGAACTCACGCGCCGATTTCTCAATGAACTACGCGATCGAACGTTATGCCGATTGCGTCGTTGGTGAACTCGCGCGCGTCTGCAACGAGCGAGGTCTGGTCCACCCCGCGATTTATACTGAGGCGGGACGTGCCATGAGCGCTCATCACGCGGTGTTGATTACGGACGTCATCGATACCGAACCGGTGCCGGCGGCAACGCCGGCCGCGCCTGATCCGGAAGCGGTCGTGCCGATGCATGACCTGTGGTCGCTCTATAGCGATCCGCCGGGTTCGATGGCCGAGCGCTATCAGGACGCCGGCCGCGCGCTCGCGGAAGTGCATGCGCTGTATACGGAAGGCCGGCTCCGACTCGCGGAACGGGCTGCCGCCGATCGGTTGTTTCTCGCAATATGCCACGATACCCGCGACCGTCTCGTACGCCGCCCGTACCGTGATGCTGAACTGCGGAGCACGCTGCAGGAGCGGCTGGCGACGAAATACTTCTGCAATTTCTCCGTGTTCCAGTCGATCCCCGATGTATGGGGCATCGGCCAGTTGTTCCCGATCATGCCGCTGACGCGCCTCGACGAGCCGCCGGATACCGACGCGATCCTCGAGGATCTGACCTGCGATTCGGACGGTCATGTCGAGGAGTACGTCCACGGCGACGGCATCTTCAAGACGCTGCCGCTGCACGCGATCCGGCCCGGCGAGGATTACCTGCTCGGCGTCTTCCTGGTCGGCGCGTACCAGGAAATCCTCGGCGACCTGCATAACCTGTTCGGCGATACGCACTCGGTCAACGTCGAACTCACCGAAGACGGTGGCTGGCGTCTGGTCGATCCGGAGCGCGGCGACCGCGTCGACGAACTCCTTCGCTACGTCCACTTCGACCCGGATACGCTGCTGGCCCGGTTCCGCGAAAAAATGAGCCGCACCGACCTCGACAAGGAGCAGCGCGCCAGTCTACTGAGGGAACTGGAAGACGGACTCTCGGCCTATACGTATCTGCAGGGACGAGAGAACCACGAATGAACACGAATGGACACGAATGGACACGAATGGACACGAATGGCGCCCTGCAGAGTGAACGCACGGTGGAGCTTCGCTGTCAGTATGGCGGTATGAAGCAGGTCATTCAGGAACCACAGATGGACACAGATGAACACAGCCGGGCTCAGTGGGAGGTCTTGTCTCTTATGGAGCTTCGCTGAAAGCGTTTTTGGCCAATACAGGTCCGAAGCTGTGCGGAAGCCACGAGGCGATGGATTCCGGGCTATCTGTGTTTATCTGTGTCCATCTGTGGTTATTCTCTCCTCGGGTTCAGCGAAGCTCCCCGGAGCCCAAACCAACCCAAAACACCATTTGTGTGCATTCGTGTTCATTCGTGGTTCGCATTCATCGGCGACTCCCCAGGAGGGCCTGAGCAATGACTGAAGTCGTGACCGAGGAGGTCGAGTTCACCGGCAGCGAGGGGCATACGCTGTCGGCGCGTATTGATCGGCCGCGTGAGGGGGCCATCACCGGTTGGGCGCTGTTTGCGCACTGTTTTACCTGCGGCAAGGACTTTGTCGCCGCGCGGCGGATCAGCCGAGCGCTGGCCGATCGCGGGCTCGCCGTGCTGCGGTTCGATTTCACCGGGCTCGGCGCCTCCGAGGGTGAGTTCGCGGCGACGACCTTCTCATCGAACGTCGCCGACCTCGTGGCCGGCGCGGACTGGCTGCGGAAAAACCACGCCGGTCCGCGCGTGCTGATCGGGCACAGCCTCGGGGGTGCGGCGGTGCTGGCCGCGGCCGGTGAGATTCCGGAGGTTACGGCGGTGGCGACCATCGGCGCGCCCGCGGACCCCGCCCATGTACAGCGGCAGTTCGGCGACGCGGTCGATGAGATCGAGGCAACGGGGTCGGCGGAGATCGAGTTCGGCGGGCGCTCCCTGCGGATCGGCCGGGATTTCCTCGATGACATCGCGCGCTGGGATCTGGTGCGCCGCGTACAGCGGCTCGGCCGCGCCTTGCTGGTGCTGCATTCACCGCTGGATCGCGTCGTCGCGATCGAGCATGCGCGGCGCCTGTTCGAAGCGGCGAAGCACCCCAAGAGTTTCATTTCGCTCGACGACGCGGACCACCTGCTGACGGAGGCGGCCGATGCCGAATACGTCGCGACGGTTCTGGACGCGTGGGTATCGCGTTATCTTGAACGCGCGGGCAGGGAGAGCCGTCAGGGGCCCTTGCTGCAGCCCGGCGAGGTACGGGTGGCGGAGAACGGTCTCGGGCATCTCGCCCAGGACGTGCACGCGGGCACTCATCGCATCCCGGCCGACGAGCCGCGCGAACAGGGTGGTGGCGATACCGGCCCGGCGCCGTACGATTATCTCCTCGCTGCCCTTGGTGCGTGCACTTCGATGACGCTGCGGATGTACGCTGATTACAAGGGTCTGCCATTGCGCCATGTGTCCGTGCAGTTGCGCCACGAACGGGTGCATGCCGAGGATTGCGAGAACTGCGAACATAAGTCGGGGCGGCTCGCCCTGATCCACCGGCGGATATCCCTGCAGGGCGACCTGAGCGAGGCACAGCGGCAGCGGATGCTGGAGATCGCGGACCGCTGTCCGGTGCATCGTACGCTCAAAGGCCAGCTCGAAATCCACACACGCGAATCGGACTGAATCCATGCGTCTGGTTGTTGACGAGAATATGGCGGCGGGCCGCCGGGCCTTCGCCGCGTTCGGCGACGTGGTCACCGTGCCCGGTCGCGAAATCGATACGGAAGACGTGTCTCGCGCTGATGCGCTGATGGTGCGCTCGGTGACGCGGGTCGATCGGGCGCTGCTTGGCGGTTCGCACGTGCGTTTCGTGGGGACCGCGACCAGCGGCTTCGATCACATCGATCATGAATGGCTCGCCGACCGCGGCATCGGGTTCGCGTACGCGCCCGGTTGCAACGCGAGCGCGGTGGCGGACTGGGTCATCGCCGCGCTCGCGGCGTTGCATGCCGCGGGCCGCCGGCGCTTCGGCAGCGGCAGTGTCGGGGTCGTCGGCGCCGGCCATGTCGGCGCCCGTGTCGCCCGCCGGCTCGGCGCACTCGGCTACAGCGTGCGGCTGTGCGATCCGCCGCGCGCGGAGGCTGAGGGAGGCGAAGGCTTCGTGGACCTCGCGACCGCGCTCGAGTCCGACGTGGTTACGCTGCACGTGCCGCTGGTGGATGAGGGTCCGTACCGGACCCGCGGGCTGATCGATGGCGCGGCGCTGGAACGGATGCCGGCCGGCAGCGTGCTGATGAACGCCGCGCGGGGTGGCGTCGTGGATGAGGATGCGCTGGCGACGCGCCTCGACGACGGGCCGGACCTCGTCACGGCCATCGATACCTGGGCGGGTGAGCCCGCGATCGATGCCGGGCTGCTGCCCCGGATCGATCTCGCGACGCCGCATATCGCCGGCCATACGGTGGAGGGGCGGCTGCGCGGTACCGCGATCGTCGCCAAGGCCGCCGCCCGCCATTTCGGGATCGCGAACGGATGGGACTGGTGCAGCGAATTGCCACCAGCGCCGGGCGCGGCGTCCGGAACCGATCCGGTCGAGGCCGTGCTGTCGGCATGGGATCCGCGGGCGGACGATGGCCGTCTTCGGGGGCTCCTGCGCCAGCCACCGGGTGAACGTGGGCGTGGCTTCGACCGGATCCGCGCGTCCTGCCCGCAGCGGCGTGAATTCGGGTCAGTCCGCGTGGGCGGGGATGCGCCGGCGGAGATCGAGGCGACCGGTCTGGGCGTGTCGGATCCCAACGACCGCATCGATTGAGCCGAACGGGGCCAGTCAGCGGCACAGGCAACCGTTCGACTTTCCTGAACGATCCGATCGGGAGTTTCCACCCATCCGCGCCGTCCGTCGCGTCATCATGGGGGCCATACAGTCAACCGACGGAGCGATAGTCATGGGCCTGCTGATCGATGGTGTCTGGCACGACCAGTGGTACGACACGAAAAGCACGGGTGGGCGTTTCAAACGCGAAAGCCCGCAATACCGAAACTGGATCACACCCGATGGCGCACCCGGGCCGACCGGCGAAGGTGGGTTCCCGGCGGCGAGTGGGCGTTATCACCTCTATGTCTCGCTGGCCTGCCCCTGGGCGCATCGCGCGCTGATCTTCCGCCGCCTCAAGGGGCTGGAAGAAGCCATCGGCGTGTCCGTGGTCCATCCGCATATGCTGGAAAACGGCTGGGAATACGCCGCCGATACCAGCGACGACATGCACCGCTTCGAGGGCACCGGCGACCCGGTCAACGGCGCACGCTACCACCATCAGCTCTACACGA is a window from the Halofilum ochraceum genome containing:
- a CDS encoding c-type cytochrome, encoding MDSEELKFREMFPLVLVILGALAVLFLVAALMIGDSDDTYVPSGMTEAEVIAERVAPIGKVNMGGPVVAEATGGGSDEPAEPRDAQAVYEGVCAACHANGTLGAPEFGDTAAWEERAQKGMETLVDHSVNGFNQMPAQGASASEDEIQRAIQYMLEEAGVSP
- a CDS encoding YifB family Mg chelatase-like AAA ATPase produces the protein MTLAVVHSRALVGIEAPPVDAEVHLAGGLPSLSIVGLPEAAVKESKDRVRAALQTAGFEFPQRRITINLSPADLPKEGGRYDLPIALGILAASGQIPLAALDGQEFLGELALGGTLRPIRGALPAAVGAADAGHALTLPRANADEAALAATTPIHPADHLLDVCTGLRGESERPRHGVPAPAHDQRATAADLADVQGQQQARRALEIAAAGQHNLLFIGPPGTGKSMLASRLPGILPAMTPAEALEAATIASIAGERDPASHWGVRPFRAPHHTASGVALVGGGGHPRPGEISLAHRGVLFLDEVAEFDRRVLEVLREPLETGAITISRAARRAEFPARFQLLAAMNPCPCGQRGDPAAICSCSPEQVERYRGRISGPFLDRIDMHLEVPRVPRERMRAEAAAETSACVRARVEAARERALARHGQANGTVDGPEMERTGRFDRDALHRLDGMIDALGLSARAYHRVLRLARTIADLAGSEGVDETPVVEAMSYRALDRPAAGA
- a CDS encoding accessory factor UbiK family protein translates to MQRNPFEEMSERLSRLLPESAHELRADFERNAKTVMQQTLSRMELVTREEFDVQAEVLAHTREQLEAMEARVAELERQAGIQPAAPSGDDSPADPE
- the speE gene encoding polyamine aminopropyltransferase; translation: MTLDHDKWFTEVCRESGSAFSLELGPRGRLHHEVSDFQTIDVYDTVWFGRTLVIDGFLMLSERDNFLYHEMLSHPALFSHPNPRNVLIIGGGDCGTLREVLKHDAVEQAAQVDIDERVTRVCEEWFPELCSGNGDPRARLAFADGIQWVKDTPAGSLDLIIVDSTDPVGPGEGLFTEAFYRDCQTALAADGMLVQQSESPLAHLDSIIEPMHVAMRGAGFEDTHTLYFPQPIYPTGWWTATLARKGAAIAFERSATAEALPFATDYYTADIHRAAFAQPAFMQRRLDGAR
- the speA gene encoding biosynthetic arginine decarboxylase, whose translation is MTDWTLDEARHVYNVAHWGAGYFDVDAAGRSVVYPRRDGRPVVLAELADEARAAALPLPVLVRFVDILHDRVDTLCDAFEGARQRHGYGGAYTAVYPIKVNQQRSVVEHIKRPDDPRVGLEAGSKPELMAVLALMEARNGAVICNGYKDREYIRLALIGVRLGLRVRIVVEQPSEVGLVAEEAARLGVEPSLGVRVRLASIGHGRWQNTGGEKAKFGLSAQQVIDIVEHLRERGALHWLQLLHFHMGSQVANLRDIAAGMTEAARYYAELISLGAPLEAVDVGGGLAVDYDGSNSRADFSMNYAIERYADCVVGELARVCNERGLVHPAIYTEAGRAMSAHHAVLITDVIDTEPVPAATPAAPDPEAVVPMHDLWSLYSDPPGSMAERYQDAGRALAEVHALYTEGRLRLAERAAADRLFLAICHDTRDRLVRRPYRDAELRSTLQERLATKYFCNFSVFQSIPDVWGIGQLFPIMPLTRLDEPPDTDAILEDLTCDSDGHVEEYVHGDGIFKTLPLHAIRPGEDYLLGVFLVGAYQEILGDLHNLFGDTHSVNVELTEDGGWRLVDPERGDRVDELLRYVHFDPDTLLARFREKMSRTDLDKEQRASLLRELEDGLSAYTYLQGRENHE
- a CDS encoding bifunctional alpha/beta hydrolase/OsmC family protein — protein: MTEVVTEEVEFTGSEGHTLSARIDRPREGAITGWALFAHCFTCGKDFVAARRISRALADRGLAVLRFDFTGLGASEGEFAATTFSSNVADLVAGADWLRKNHAGPRVLIGHSLGGAAVLAAAGEIPEVTAVATIGAPADPAHVQRQFGDAVDEIEATGSAEIEFGGRSLRIGRDFLDDIARWDLVRRVQRLGRALLVLHSPLDRVVAIEHARRLFEAAKHPKSFISLDDADHLLTEAADAEYVATVLDAWVSRYLERAGRESRQGPLLQPGEVRVAENGLGHLAQDVHAGTHRIPADEPREQGGGDTGPAPYDYLLAALGACTSMTLRMYADYKGLPLRHVSVQLRHERVHAEDCENCEHKSGRLALIHRRISLQGDLSEAQRQRMLEIADRCPVHRTLKGQLEIHTRESD
- a CDS encoding 4-phosphoerythronate dehydrogenase; translated protein: MRLVVDENMAAGRRAFAAFGDVVTVPGREIDTEDVSRADALMVRSVTRVDRALLGGSHVRFVGTATSGFDHIDHEWLADRGIGFAYAPGCNASAVADWVIAALAALHAAGRRRFGSGSVGVVGAGHVGARVARRLGALGYSVRLCDPPRAEAEGGEGFVDLATALESDVVTLHVPLVDEGPYRTRGLIDGAALERMPAGSVLMNAARGGVVDEDALATRLDDGPDLVTAIDTWAGEPAIDAGLLPRIDLATPHIAGHTVEGRLRGTAIVAKAAARHFGIANGWDWCSELPPAPGAASGTDPVEAVLSAWDPRADDGRLRGLLRQPPGERGRGFDRIRASCPQRREFGSVRVGGDAPAEIEATGLGVSDPNDRID